In Phocoena phocoena chromosome 12, mPhoPho1.1, whole genome shotgun sequence, the following proteins share a genomic window:
- the KIAA0408 gene encoding uncharacterized protein KIAA0408 homolog → MDLHKQWENTETNWRKEKMELLDQFDNERKEWESQWKIMQKKIEELCHEVKLRRKINMSERAIIDLDREKAIQDKMTESSPNYPNSRQCEFTGMNHRDGLGRKGKTEHSLLSERNQTCKEQKTIKKSKVGLMDSMATDNQKECETQPDLRTSEEENKRCSGALNTALEELAKVSEELCSFQEEIRKRSNHRRMKSDSFLQETPVVTNMPYGDHTINNNQCITPTSLEKEKKKNRKNLSCTDVFQNNSKKKGGIDKTDLQRSETPPVPPPRSTSRNFPSSCSAQAHESLKESSDHNGWVAQEGQGKKNCNPHFLWRHDEMPTLCLNERKTLKDGIAFSSLAPETKIDKKPSCNENVGLTTWSCDTGIGAKNSPSTPWFQKTCSIPNKPKYEKVIPDHPAMSHPDLHVSNVCSSLVTQSSSPLRSFSCGFERTTRNEKLAAKTDEFNRIVFRTNRNCRAVQQSQSYSEPSEDLQPCDTLISCTDNISESDSVSDILKTSAPMPVPRENVHDNSTKKPTTGLFRQMQEHISPSSYRHMLHEHDWRPSNLSGRPRSADPRSNYGVVEKLLKTYETSAGSALQNSKCFQANWTKCNSDVSGGATLSQHLKTLQIEQELQQKPAMCGAQQVKQGADRKKVTEESVAVKCSRGKGFSRPARPANRRLPSRWASRSPSAPPALRRTVHNFPISLRSEASMV, encoded by the exons ATGGACCTACATAAGCAGTGGGAGAACACAGAGACTAACTGGCGCAAGGAAAAGATGGAATTACTGGACCAGTTTGACAATGAAAGAAAGGAATGGGAAAGTCAATGGAAGATCATGCAGAAGAAGATAGAAGAG cTCTGCCATGAAGTAAAGCTTCGGAGGAAAATCAACATGAGTGAACGTGCGATTATTGATCTTGATCGTGAAAAGGCCATTCAAGACAAAATGACGGAATCTTCTCCAAATTATCCCAATTCAAGACAATGTGAATTTACAGGGATGAATCACAGGGATGGTCTGGGGAGAAAAGGTAAAACAGAGCACAGCTTActcagtgaaagaaatcaaacgtGTAAGGaacaaaaaacaatcaaaaaatcaAAAGTAGGGTTAATGGATTCTATGGCCACAGACAACCAAAAGGAATGTGAGACCCAGCCTGACCTGAGGACTTCTGAGGAAGAGAACAAGAGGTGCTCTGGTGCCCTCAACACA GCTCTTGAAGAACTTGCCAAAGTTAGTGAAGAATTATGCAGCTTTCAAGAGGAAATTCGAAAGCGTTCTAACCACAGAAG GATGAAGTCAGATTCTTTTCTCCAGGAAACACCAGTTGTAACTAATATGCCTTATGGAGATCACACGATCAACAACAACCAGTGCATTACTCCAACCAgtttagaaaaagagaagaagaaaaatagaaagaatctGAGCTGTACTGATGTTTTCCAAAACAATTCTAAGAAAAAAGGTGGAATTGATAAAACTGATCTGCAAAGAAGTGAAACCCCACCAGTTCCTCCTCCAAGAAGTACATCTCGAAATTTTCCCAGCTCATGTTCTGCACAAGCCCATGAAAGTTTGAAGGAAAGTTCAGACCACAATGGCTGGGTGGCCCAAGAAGGTCAAGGCAAAAAGAACTGCAACCCTCATTTCCTCTGGAGGCACGACGAGATGCCTACGCTGTGTCTAAATGAAAGGAAGACTTTGAAAGATGGTATCGCATTTTCTTCTTTGGCACCAGAAACCAAAATAGATAAAAAGCCTTCATGTAATGAAAATGTTGGACTTACCACGTGGTCATGTGACACCGGGATTGGTGCAAAAAATAGCCCCTCTACACCGTGGTTTCAGAAAACCTGCTCTATTCCCAATAAGCCAAAATATGAAAAGGTGATTCCAGATCACCCTGCTATGTCTCATCCTGATCTTCACGTAAGCAATGTCTGTAGCTCCTTGGTGACACAGAGCAGCAGCCCGCTGAGAAGTTTCAGTTGTGGCTTTGAAAGGACTACTAGGAATGAAAAGCTGGCAGCAAAGACTGATGAATTTAACAGAATCGTATTTAGAACAAATAGAAACTGTCGTGCAGTACAGCAAAGTCAAAGCTACTCAGAACCATCTGAAGATCTTCAGCCCTGTGATACTTTAATTTCTTGCACAGATAACATCTCAGAAAGTGACAGTGTTTCTGACATTCTGAAAACCAGTGCCCCCATGCCTGTGCCCAGGGAAAATGTGCATGATAATTCcaccaaaaaacccacaacagGCCTATTCAGACAAATGCAGGAACACATAAGCCCTAGCAGTTACCGGCATATGCTCCACGAGCATGACTGGAGACCAAGTAATTTGTCTGGCCGACCAAGGTCAGCTGATCCCAGGTCAAATTATGGTGTGGTGGAAAAGCTGCTGAAAACCTATGAGACATCAGCGGGGTCCGCATTGCAAAATTCTAAATGCTTCCAGGCTAATTGGACCAAATGTAATTCTGATGTCAGTGGTGGAGCCACATTAAGTCAGCATTTAAAAACGCTCCAAATAGAACAAGAGCTTCAGCAAAAGCCAGCTATGTGTGGAGCACAACAAGTGAAGCAAGGAGCAGATCGGAAAAAGGTTACTGAG GAATCCGTGGCAGTGAAATGCTCACGTGGAAAAGGATTTTCCCGACCTGCTAGACCAGCAAATCGCCGTCTCCCATCCAGGTGGGCATCCAGATCTCCATCGGCACCCCCTGCCTTGCGGAGAACTGTCCACAACTTTCCCATTTCTCTGCGATCAGAAGCATCGATGGTCTGA